The DNA region CACCATACGCAAGAAAAACGGTGTGCTGGCCTTCGCTACCCAGGAACCGGGCGCTATCACCGAAAACCCGGTCGGTCCCTCACTGGTTCAGCAGACCGCCACGCTGATTCTGCTGCCCAACCCCAGGGCCAAAGCCCGCGACTATATCGAAGGATTCGGCCTCACCCCCGCCGAGTTCGAGTTACTGAAAACACTGGGCGAGGCCAGCCGGAAGTTCCTCGTCAAGCAAGGCTCCAGCGTCACGGTCGCCCAGCTTGATCTGTCCGGCTGCGAAGACGAACTGCTGGTGTTCTCCGGCAGCCCCGACATGGCAGAAATTGCAGAACAAGCAGTCGCCCAGGCCGGGCCTGACCCTGCGCACTGGCTGCCGGTGTACCTGGATGCGGTTCGCCAAGGCCGCATTGTTCCGGCCACTTCATAGGAATGCCTCATGAAACACCATGCCAACGAACGTGAGAAGCAACAGGCGCTGGATGAAGAGCGGCGCCAGACACAGGCCCGTGATGCACTGCAGACGGCAAAGGATCAGGACTTCTATACGCGGCTGGGCCTGCACGACCCGGACACAGACCGCCCGGAAGATACCTTCCTGATCTCCGTCTACAGCGAACACTGGACCCACGAAGACCTGGAGGCCGGAGAAACCAATACACGGGGCATTGAGCTTGACCGGGTCACCGTGGACGCCGACGACCTCAAACGATACGGCCAGGACTACGGCGTGACCGAACCATCATGCAGCGACCCGCGCCTGAACCCCGATATCTGGTTTTCTTCCACCTACCCGCACCAGGATCGCGCCTATTTTGAGCAAGATGTTCAAAAATATTACAGCCTGCATGTCCATGAAGTGAATGGCCAGCGCCCCACCCCGGAGGATTATCAGCGCGTAGCCGACCTCATCGGCGCACGCTTCGATCATGCGTTAAGGCCGTCGCCACAACATGAACAGGAGGGACCGGACCTGTGCCTGTGAACCTTCCCAACTTCCAACGCCACCCCACTGCCGATGAGATAGCCGGCATGGCTTGGTGGAACAATCTGAAACCTATTGAACGTGCTTGCTGGCTTACAACTGCCGGACACGCTCGCAGCGTGGCCGACGCCTGGGCGGCGTACAAACGCAGCCAGGGGCTTACTGACAACCGACCACCATAGGAACACACCCAATGAACCGAAGACATCTCATCGCCACTGCCGGAGCCACTGCCCTGCTGAGCATCCTGGCAGGATGCAAGACAGAACCGAAGGGCGAGAAATTCATCGGACATTGGTTCTCGGATAACGGTCGGTATCCGCCCACCCTGGTCCACATTGAACGGAACGGCGACACGTTCCTGTTCACAGAAACCGCATGGAACAACCTCGGCAAAGTTGGATACCGGTCCAATACCGTGCCAGCCACACTCAACGGCGCAGACAATATCCTGGTCGTGGGCGGCAGTAAACACATTGCCTACAAAGAGGCTGAGGATGAAATTGTCTCGGACAACCTGAAGGCCCGCCGCATCACGGAAGCCGAATACCAGGCCGCTATTTCCAAGCAGTAACTTTTACTCGCTCAGATTTAATCCGGAAGCATTATCAACTACTGAAAGACTGGGAGCGACCCAAAGCGGAAATTGCCGGCTTGTGAAAGCAGACCGTGAGGAACGAGCGAACTCAGTAGTGCTTCGCTTGCGGCGCATCCGCTGGAACGACGGGTTCTACCGCTGAGACGCAAATCAACAATTGGAAGTAATTCCATCTTCTCAATGGAAAAAGCGGCTTAACCGTCTTTTTATGAATTTTCTTTTTTCTCTCTCAACTCTCTTAACCTATCCTCGAGTGCTTTCTGCTCCTCCTCGCGGTCAGCAGAGGAGTAAACATTGATATTTAGCCGCTTCGATGACATTCCAGCCTGAACGCTTTCAAGGACTTTTACAATTTTCTCTGTTTCCTTGTACAAATTGTAAAGCGGATCTCCACCCCCTACTTCTGAAACACCCTTGAATTCGGAAAAATCCACGATGGATTCAGAAGCATACTTTCGTCCCTCTGCATCCTCAAATTCGATTGACGCTCTTATTTTTACACCAAATAGTGCGTCCCCATTTTTATTAATGAGGTCTAGAAAGCTGAAAACAAAGCTCTTCCGCTCCTTGCTAGCACCAAGAGAGGTCAACCCATTTTTCAGCATATTGAGCGACTGAAATTTCTCAACCACTGCCCTCTCCTGAGAGCTTAAAACATCGCCACTGCTTCCATAGAATTTGAATGATACATTCCGTGCAATACCCTTGCCATTATTTTGAATGTGAGCATTCATCATGTGAATCGAAGCCTGCGCAGATAGAATATAAAATTCCAAGCTAGGCCGCATCGCCTCTATTTTTAATTCGTCAATTTGCCGAATTTGCGCCAATCGCAAATACCATGTCTCCCTGGCAAGTATGAAAGTCAAAATTGCTATTGCAACCGTGGCAATGGCACCCACCCAAGCTGACAGTGTATCTGCGGCAAGTTTTCCATTTCCGCCCAGATTTAAGCCCCAAACGAGACCACCGATAAAAACCAGTGGCACGAACAAAAGGCCAGAGAGAACCACAAGCACGATTGGTGCTTTATCTTCTACAAATTTCATTAAAATGCCCCAAAGAAGTTGGCCAATTGTCTAAACGGCAAGCAGGAGTCGAGAGAACGAGGAAATGGGAGGCCGACACCGACCGGGAGCAGGATGAACGCTTCGAATGGTAGCGTTCGCTCTGTCACTTCTGTGGGATATGTGATCCATTAGGAAGCATGCCTTCTTAATGTCCGCCAAAAGTCATTATCCGGCCGTCGTTGGAGGTCGCGCTTCCCGTCAATTCTGACTCCAAGTCCCAGCCAAGTGGGAAATCGATTCTGGCAAGCAATGCCCGCTTTTGGCCGAAAGCGGACGACCGACTTTACCGTATTCGACCGCATATGACAGCCTTCTCTAAGGCAGTACAAACCATCCCTTTCGGCTCACGACTGTGCCTAGCACCGCACCCCGCGACTTAGCACGCCGATCCCCCCTTACCACCGGAGTTCTCCCATGACACGCTACAAGCATCTTGCGGCGGGTATCGCCCTGGCCGCTGTTTTCATGAACCCTGCCCGCGCCAGCGGCATCCCCACGGTCGATGCTGCAACCATAGCCCAGTTGCAAGAACAGCTACTGACCGCCCGTGACCAGCTCAAGAACCTGACGGATCAACTGGCGACAGCCAGGGAGCAGCTTGCTGCATTCACGCAATCCAGCGGCTACGGTGCCATTCCCAATGATTACGCCATCCGCGATCAGCTTCGCGCTGCCCTGCCCTCCAACGCTCAGGA from Pollutimonas thiosulfatoxidans includes:
- a CDS encoding COG1361 family protein gives rise to the protein MKFVEDKAPIVLVVLSGLLFVPLVFIGGLVWGLNLGGNGKLAADTLSAWVGAIATVAIAILTFILARETWYLRLAQIRQIDELKIEAMRPSLEFYILSAQASIHMMNAHIQNNGKGIARNVSFKFYGSSGDVLSSQERAVVEKFQSLNMLKNGLTSLGASKERKSFVFSFLDLINKNGDALFGVKIRASIEFEDAEGRKYASESIVDFSEFKGVSEVGGGDPLYNLYKETEKIVKVLESVQAGMSSKRLNINVYSSADREEEQKALEDRLRELREKKENS